CCATGTCGATCAGCCGCGTGAACCACTCCCCGATGTCGGTGTCCCGATAGGGGAACGCCTTGTGGTCAATGACGATGGCGCGCTGCGCCCCGGAGCGGAACGACGATAACGAGGGCGGGACGGCGAACACCGCGTCTACGGGCGTCTCCCGCCGCGCCCAGGTCTCCATCGCCGCGCTCGGCGAGGTCCGCAGGCTGAACGGGTAGATCTTGTGGGTCAAATCGTCCCGCCCGATCATGTAGATGCAGCCGACGGCGACGAGCACGGCGCCCAGCAGGCCGGACTGCCAGGTGAGGCGCTCCAGGGTCCGCAGGATGTACTGCCGGACCTGCGCCGGCAACAGATGGACGCCGGCCCCCGCGATGCCGACGCAAAACAGGAGCTTGGCCACGACGGTCAGCTTGAACAGTTGCAGTTTGGCGACGGTCAGCGCGTTCAGCTGCTCGGTGGCCACATAAGCCAGCCCGCAAACGATCAGCATGATGACGAGGGCGCGTACGATCAGGTGCCATCGGTCCGGATCCAGGGTCCGCCGCAGGACGATCCAGCCGGCGAGGCCGGCGCTCGCCAGCAGACCGAAGCGCACAAAGGATCGCTCGGAAAAGGAATGAAACAGGTAGTGATGCGGGTTTCGGAAACGGGCCATGATGTAAAACAGATCGACGCCCGTCGCAGCATCGCCCGTGAATTGCTGGTAGAACAGCGGTCCCAGCGCCGGCGCCGCCGCCAGCAGGTAGGCCATGCCGAACACCCCGGTGCGGCGGACGCCGCCGGGCCGGCGTGCCAGAGACAGGAGAATCAGCCCGCCGAGCAGGGCCAGCTGCAGCCCGACCAGCGCCTGCATCCACGTCGCTACGCCCATCCATCCCGCGGCCCGCGCGTGGCGTCCTTCCACGAACCATCCCAGTCCGATCAACCCGATGGCCCAGGAGGTCATGCTGGGGACCAGCATGCTGTGCGCGAGATCGTTGCCTCCCAGCGTCCAGAACGGCGTGGCGAGCAGCACGAGCGCGATGGACAGGGCGGCGGCGAGCGGGACGCCCGTCAGCGCGAGCGCCAGACGGTAAATGCCGCAGGCGATCCCGATCCAGGATGCCGCGTACACGGCGAAGACGGCGAGGGGGACCGGCATGACGAGCGACAGCGCGTGCAGCAGCCACGAAAAATAGGTGCGTACGCTGAAGGCGTCGAGCTGGGTTTGCACGAACCAGTCCTGCCTGAATAGCGTGGGATCGAGTTTATGCAGGAGCAGCGGGATAAACTCATCCTGGTCGCTCGCTCCGTAGCCATAGCCGAAGCGCAGCATGTACAGCACAAAGCAAAGGCCGATGAACAGGAACGGTGGCGTGCGCGATGCCTGGAGGGCGATTGCGGATGGGGGTAAGGTGTGCGGAGGTGAGGTCGACACCGGATTCTAGCGGCGCTTGAGCAGGGCGAGGGCCTTCAGCACGGGATGCGCGATGCGCTCGGCCGTGTAGTAGGGCGTAAGGATGCCGCCAAACCGCCGCTTGAACTCGGCGATGGACGGCGTGTTGGCGCCGACAAAATCGAAAACGGATACGCCTTCGTCGCGCAACGCCGGCAGCAGGTGCCCCAGCAATACGGTCATGGCGTCGCCAGGCGTGCTTCCCGCGATCCAGTAGTAGGAACGGTCTGGCGCATGGAGCAGCGCGACCGCGGCCGCCGGCTCGGCGCCCGGCTGTTCTACGCCGAAGAGGCGCGCCAGCCCCTTTTGCTGCAACGTCTCGATGATGCCGATCAGCGCGTCGGCATCGACCGGGAAGGGGCGTCCCTGGCGGGCGTAACTGGCGCGCGAAAGGGTCAGCACCTGCGACGCCGTCACCGTATCGTGAAATCGGTAGCCAGCGCGCGCCGAGGCGAACCTGCGGCGCGCCGACTCAGACCAGCCGCCGATGGGGTCCACGCCGGCGGCGAGCGGTATCTGATACGTATAGAAGGTCGATATCCGCCACCCACGCCACTGGAACGGCCGAACGTCTCCGACCGAAGGGGGGAGGTGGATGCGCGCCTGATCGAAATCGCGCTCCAGGGCGGACAACAGGCATTCGTCGAGCGCCTCGCGCCGATGCACTGCGGCTTCGTCGTGCGGGCCTCCGAGCCAGGGGGTGTAGGAGACGAACGACGGAACGACGGCGGCTCTGAAAGGGCCCTTTCTGCGTTCCAGCAGCAGGGCGCCGGCGGCCGGCGCGCCGTCCTGCCGTGCCAGGTACAGGTGAGGCGTCAGCCCGAAGCCCTCGCCCAGCGCCCGGATAAAATCGATGGAAAACGCAGGGTCACGGGGATGGCCGGCGAGCAGCCCCGCCCAGCCGGACACGCCGGTCGGCTCATCGAGAGCATGGCGTTCGACGGTGGCGGTGGGTGATCGGTGGGGACTCCCCATGAAACGGCTGACCTGTCTTTCGGAAACTGGAACCCGCAACCGCTGGCCGAACAGCCGGTTCGCGCAGGCCCCGTGCGGTCACAGAATGTAGTGACTTAGATCCCTATTTTCCGAAACCGCGCCCAAACGGGCGAGAACCCGGTCGGCATCGATGGTGATCGTGGTGGCCTCGACCGAGTCCGGCACGTCGAAGAGGATGTCTTCGAGCAGGGTCGTGAGGATCGTGTGCAGCCGGCGGGCGCCGATGTTCTCGACCTCCATGTTCACCTTGGCCGCTATCCGGGCGATCTCGCGGACGGCCTCGTTGGTGAACGCGATTTCCACGCCTTCCGCCTGCATGAGCGCGGCGTATTGCTTGAGGAGGGCGTTTTTGGGGAGGGTGAGGATGTCGTAGAAATCATCCTCCGTCAGGCTGTCGAGCTCCACTCGGATCGGGAAACGCCCCTGGAGTTCGGGGATGAGGTCGCTCGGTTTGGCGACATGGAACGCCCCGCTGGCGATGAACAGGATGTGGTCGGTGCGCACCATGCCGTGTTTGGTCATGACCGTCGAGCCCTCGACGATCGGCAGCAGGTCGCGCTGTACGCCTTCGCGCGACACGTCCGGGCCTCCGCGCCCCTCGCCCCCGCGCGCGGCGACCTTGTCGATTTCGTCGATGAAGACGATGCCGCTCTGCTCGACACGCTCCAGCGCCTCGCGGGTCACCTTGTCCATATCGACCAGCTTCTGCGCCTCCTCCTGGGCGAGCACGTCCCGCGCCTCGGAGATCGGCAGCCGGCGCTTCTTGCGTTTACCGCCCCCGAGGTTGCCGAAGAGGTCCTGCATGTTCATGCCCATCTCCTCGATGCCCATCGGTCCGAAGACCTGCATCATCGGCGTATGGTCGGAGCTGACCTCGATTTCGATTTCGCGCTCGTCCAGATCGCCTCGCCGCAGCTTTTCCCGAAACTTCTGCCGGGTGCGCTCGCGCAGTTCGGCATCGGATGGGCTCTCAGACACGGGCTCGTTGGGGCGGACGACGAAGCCTGGGCCGTGCGCCACGTCGCTGCCGGGCCGGCTCGAGGGGGGGATGAGGATGTCGAGGATACGGTCCTCGGCAAGCTCCGCGGCCCGCTCCTTGACGCCCTCCTTGTATTCGTCGCGCACGATCGAGATGGACATGTCGGTCAGATCCCGAATCATGCTGTCTACGTCGCGCCCCACGTAGCCGACCTCGGTGAACTTGGTCGCCTCCACCTTGATGAACGGCGCGCCGGTCAGCTTCGCCAGCCGGCGCGCGATCTCCGTTTTGCCCACGCCCGTAGGGCCGATCATGATGATATTGTTCGGCATGATCTCGTCGCGGATCTCGATCGGGGCGTTCTTGCGGCGCCACCGGTTGCGGAGGGCGATCGCGACGCTTTTTTTGGCCTCGGTCTGGCCAATGATGTACTTGTCCAGTTCCGCGACGATCTGGCGGGGGGTATGTTCTACGTGCATATTGTACAGGGCATGGATGCGCGGCGGCGTCAGTGGCCGCCCGTGCGAAAGTCGTCGGGCTCGTTCGGCTCGCCGGCGTCGTCGGCGAATTCGTCGTCCGCCGGGTCGTAGTCGGCATCGCCGTAATCGAATTCGTCCTCGTACCCTTCCTCGCCGCCGGCAAACCCTTCGGCGCCTTCATAGTCGTCGGCATAGGTATCGCGATCCGACAGGGCGGCCTGAATCTGCTGCACGTCGGGGTGTTCGCGGTCGACGATGAGGACGGTGTAATCGTATGGGAAGCCCCGGCGCTTTTCGAGCCATACGGCGCCGGCTTCCTCCAGCTTGTTGATGACCGACTTGGGGTCCGGCTCGTCCGTGTCGAGGGCTTCGGAGAGCTTGCGGAGCAGCGGGGTGAGATACACCTCGTCGTACTGCCCGAAGAACTCTTCGATCACCTGGAGCGTGCGGTAGGCGACCGCATCGGTCACGGCATGGTGCTGGGCGTCGCGGACCGGCGCGCTGACAGGGCGCCGGCTGGCGCCGTTGCGCGCGGCCTCGCCGCCGCTGGGCGCGCCGAGCTGCCGGCGCGCGGCATCGCTGATCAGGTCCACCGCCGCCAGGATGACGTCCGACTCGAGCCGGGCGTACCGGTTGAGGTCGGGATCGGGTTCGAACACCACCACCAGCGGGGAGCGGCCATAACGCGTCAGGTGCTGGATGAGCGGTAATTGCACCCGGTTTCCGGTGATCAGTACGAACGACTGGATGTCCGGCCGCGTGTGCAACAGGTCCATCGCGTCGACGCAGAGCTGGATTTCGGCGGCGCCGCCGTGGAGGTCGGTGGATACGTAGCGCGCCTCGATGCCCTTCCGGTAGAGCGACTGCTGGATCGCCAGACCGTTGCCCTTGAGCGCCGCGAAATCTGCGTAGGCGCTGAAAACGGCCGTCTGGGTGTAATCCTTGCCGGTCAGGTACCGTAACAATTCATCGAGAATCTCGGAAATGAAATCGTGAGGGTCGGTGCCGGAGTCGAGTCGTTCGGAAAGCGTGAAAAAAAGGTTCTCGTAATCCACCAGAATCGCCGCCAGGTTGCCCCGGCCGACGCGCGACTTTTCGTGTCGGTTGTGCATCATTTCAAGAAGTAACGTCTAAATCATTATTGAATCACTGTTTCGACCGGCCGCCTGCGTGAGCGTGAGAGGAGCGGGGGGAGGCTTCGGATGATAACACCGGTCGAACCGCAGCATGTAAAAAATCCCTGGGGTGATCTGCACTACATATACTGGTCAAGCCGGCATAGGATTCGGCTTACGCGGCCTCGTCGAGTTCGAGGATCGTCAATTCGTGATTGGTGTAGATGCAGATATCGGCCGCGATCGACAGGCTTTGTTCGACGATCTGTCGCGCGCTCAGGGGGAGCTGATTCTGGATCAACGCGCGGGCAGCGGCAAGGGCGTAGGGGCCGCCCGATCCGATCGCGAGGATGTCATCGTCGGGTTCGATGACGTCACCGGTTCCGCTGATCAGCAAAAGACGTTCCGTCGAAGCGACCGCAAGTAGGGCTTCAAGCCGTCGCAGGTAGCGGTCGGTGCGCCAGTCCTTGGCTAGTTCGACGGCGGCGCGGGTGAGGATGCCGCCGTATTTCTGTAATTTTTCCTCGAAACGCTCGAACAGCGTGAACGCGTCGGCCGTGGATCCGGCGAAGCCGGCGATGATCTTGCCGCCATGCAACGCGCGTACCTTCTGCGCCTTGCTCTTCATGATCGTCTGCCCCATCGTCGCCTGCCCGTCCGAGCCCAACGCGACGCGTCCGTTGTAACGAACGCCCACTACGGTGGTCGCATGAATACCGCTCATTCCCGTCCCAGGTTGATTCTCAATTCTATGTCGAACACAGGCCTTCTTACACGAACATGGCCTCGTTCGGTTCACCGTTTATGAATCGAGAAATCAGGCGCGAACAGGGCCCCCGGGGCAGCGAAAAACGGGGGATTCAGCGGGTATACCGCGCCAGAAGCTGCACGATCGCGTCCTGCGTTCGATGGATTTCGCGGGCTCGCAGGGTGTGGTTATTGCAGAAGAGGACAAACGACAGCGGGGTCCCGCCGGCCGACGTGACATACCCGCTCAGATTGCTGGTGCCGGTGAGTGTCCCGGTCTTCGCCCGCGCGTTCCCCATAGCCGGCCCGGTGCGCATGCGCCGCTCCAGCGACCCGTCGACGCCGCCGATGGGCAGCGAGTTGAGGAAGGCCAGGCGGATCGCATTGTCCGGATGGTGCCACATGTAACGCAGCACGCGATCGAGCATCTGCGCCGTCACCAGGTTCATCCGGGATAACCCGGACCCGTCGACCAGCTGGATCCGGCTCGTGTCGACGCCGGCGCGGGCGTACGTGTACAGGGCGCTCATCACACCCATCTCGGTCGAACCGGGTTCGACGTCCGGATCGGCCACGGGGTGCACCACGCCGAGGGTCCGCAGCACGAGTTCGGCGTACAGGTTCTGGCTCTCCTTGTTGATCACCTTGACGATGTCGCGCAGCGGGGGGGAGGTGTGGGAGAGGAGCGGCGTCATCTCCGCCCGGGTGTAGTCGGGCTTGACGGGCAGATCGTCGACGTCGACGGCCTGGCCGCGGACCTCGATCCGATTGCTCTGGAGCACGTCGCGCAGCACGTGGACGAAGTAGAGGGTCGGATTCGCCACCGCCAGCCCGGTCGTATCGAGGCGGCCGGCGGGGAGTTCGGTGGAGATGACAAAGGAATTCGACGCCCGCGGGCGCTCGATCTCTTCGTCCTTGCGCTGGTCGGATGGGATGATGACGGCCGCGTTGAGCAGCTGGACGTACGAGGTGTTGCCGGGCTCCCAGTGCATCTGCGCCGGCCGGCCGGCGACGCTGCCGGTCATGATGACGTTCACGCTGTTGTCGTTGAACGAAAGACCGCTCATCTCGGCGCCATAATCGTACGGCTCGTCGTCCCAGCTCCAACCCGGCCCGAACGGGGTATCCTCGAAGATGTCGTCGTCCCCGATGAGGTCCCCCTCGATCGCGTAAATCCCCATGCTGCGCAGCGTGTCGGCCCATTCGCGGAACGTCCGGGTGATGTCGCCCTGGTTGAAACGCCCGCCGATGACCGGGTCCCCGGAGCCCCGAATATACAGGTTGCCCTTGAGTATCCCATTTTCGATGGGGCCGTCCGCATAGCCGATGGTGGTATAGGTGAAGCCGGGCCCGAGCTGGTCGAGGGATGCCGCCGTCGTGAAGAGCTTGGCGTTGGACGCCGGCATGAGGCTCAGCTTGTGGTTCCTTTCGTACAGCACCTCGCCGGTGTTCAGGTCGGTGATGTACGCCGCCCAGATCGCGTTCTCGTAGTCCGGCTGCTTGAGATACGTGTCGATGTACCGGGCCAGCTGTTCCGGGGACGTGGCCTGGGGCTGGGCAGTGGCGGCGCTCACGAGGAACGCGGCCACGGCGCAAAATAGAATCGATGGCTTCATAGGATGACAGGCCGTCCGCCGCCGGGCGGACGTTATTCGAGCTGTTCGATCGCCGTTCGTTCGGGGTCGGGCGTCTCCAGAACGACGAAGGCATGATCGCCGGTATCGATCGACGACGCCGGGCGAAGGTAGATAAGCAACTGGTTCTTACCGGGCTGGCGCTCGTAGGATTCCACCACGCCGATCGGGTAGCCGGGAGGGAAAACGCCGCTGAACCCGCTGGACACCACCAGGTCGCCCACCTCGACCTGTTCCGTCTTGATCACGTGCTCCATCAGCAGCTGGTCCCGAAGCTGCCCTTCCCACCGCACGATGCCCATCGCGTTGGACGACTGGAGCTTGGCCGGCACGCGGAAATCCATGTTCAGATACGACATCACGCGGGCGTAATGCTCGCTCACGAGTTCGACCTTGCCGAGGATGCCCCGGTCGTCGACCACGCCCATCCCCACTTCCACGCCCTGCTCGCGGCCCACGTTGAGCGTCAGGAAATTGCGCTGCCGGGTGATCTCTTTCTCGACGATGCGCGCCGGCGCGAGGCGATGGGCGGATTCCTGCCTGAATTCGAGCAGCCGGCGGAGCCGCTCGTTTTCCTGCTGGGCTTCCCGCGAACGCGCGAGCTGGCTGGAAAGCTGGATGTTTTCGCGCCGCAACGCGTCGTTCTCCTCCAGGGCGCGCACGTACCGGCCCACCCAGCTCATGTTGGTCTCGACACGGGCCGTCAGTTCGAGCGATGCCGCCCGGAGCGCGCGCAGAATGGATGTGTTCTGGGTGAGCATGACCAGCGTCGAGACGCCGAGCAGGCCCACCAGCAACACCCAGTCGCGAATCTGCGCCCATTGGCGGACATTCATAATCCGTCCCGTGCTCAGGTGAGCACTTTTTCGTACACGTGGAGATTCTCGAGCACCTTGCCCGTTCCGCGCACCACGGCGGTGAGCGGATCTTCAGCAATGTATACAGGGATCTCCGCCCGGTTCCGGATGAGGGTGTCCAGGCCCTTGAGGAGGGCGCCGCCGCCCGTCAGCATGATGCCGCGTTCCAGAATGTCCGACCCCAGCTCCGGCGGCGTCCGCTCCAGGCAGTGCAGCACGGCGGCCGCGATCTGGCCGATGGGTTCGTTGAGCGCCTCGCGGACGTCTTCCGATGAGATGGAGCGGATCTTGGGGATGCCGCTGACCAGGTCCCGTCCCTTGACCGAAATCTCCAGCTCGGGGTCGAGCTCGACCGCGCTGCCGATCTCGCATTTGATGCGCTCGGCGGTGCGGAGCCCGATGAGCAGGTTGTGATTCCGCTTGAAGTACTGCAGGATCGTGTTGTCGAGCTCGTCGCCGGCGACGCGGATCGACTCGTCGATCACGATACCCGACAGCGCGATGACGGCGATCTCCGTCGTGCCGCCGCCGATATCGACGACCATGTTGCCGACCGGCTCATCGACGTTCATCCCGATGCCGATCGCCGCGGCCATCGGCTCCTTGATGAGGTAGACCTGTTTGGCGCCGGCGCGCTCGGCGGACTCCCGCACGGCCCGCTCCTCGACGCCGGTGATCCCGCTCGGGACGCAGACCACCATCCGGCGGATCGAGCTGTACCAGCTCGTCTGCACCTTGCGGATCAGCCCGCGTATCATCTGTTCGGCCACCTCGAAATCGGCGATGACCCCGTCTTTCAGGGGGCGGATGGTTTCGATCTGCGGATGCGTCCGCTCGTGCATCTGCTGGGCTTCGTACCCGATGGCGATAGCCTGCCGGGTGCTGCGGTCGACGGCGACGATGCTGGGCTCGTTAAGGACGATGCCCTGGCCGGCGATGTGGATCAGCGTGTTCGCCGTACCCAGATCGATGGCTACATCGTGCGAAAACTTGAAAAAGGGCATGTAGGTGCGGGTTGCGGGTGTCGGGTTGCAGGCGTCGGGTTGCCCGTTCCAGGTGGGGGTGCAGGAAAGAACCTGGGCTGGATGCGGGAAACCGTCACCGCTCGAAGGACGCGTATGGCGTCTCGAGAACGTTCTCAGTGCCGGAAATGTCGTTGACCGGTAAAGACCATGGCGATGCCGCGCTCATCGGCTGCGGCGATCACCTCTTCGTCCCGCACCGAGCCGCCGGGCTGGATGGCGGCGCGGGCTCCGCTGGCGGCTGCTTCGAGCAGTCCGTCGGCGAACGGGAAGAATGCGTCGGAGGCTACCACCGATTGCGCGAAATTCAGTTCCGATTTGCGCCCTTTCATGACGGCGATCTCGGAGGAATCGATGCGGCTCATCTGGCCGGCGCCGACGCCGAGCGTCGCGCCGTCGCGGGCATACACGATGGCGTTGCTCTTCACGTGCTTGACCACGCGCCACGCGAACAACAGATCGCGCCACTCGGCGTCGTCCGGCTGGCGCTTCGTCACCACGGTGCACTGGGCTTTGAGCGCCTCGAACGCCGGCAGCACCGGGTCGCGGTCCTGCACCAGCAGCCCGCCGAGCACGGAGCGGACGTCGGGGCGGGCATCCGTCCGGGCCGCCTTGAGGGAGCGGAGCAGGCGGCGGTTTTTTTTCTGCATCAGCAGGTCGAGCACGCCGTCCTCGTACGCCGGGGCGATGATGATCTCGGTAAAGATCTGGTCGATGGCCTCGGCCGTCGCCCGGTCCAGCGGCCGGTTCACGACCACGATGCCGCCGAACGGCGACTGCCGGTCGGTGGCGAAGGCGTTGCGGTAGGCGTCGGCGAGCGTGCCGGCCGTGGCTACGCCGCAGGGGTTGGTGTGCTTGAGGATGGCGCACGTGGGCGGCTCGTCCCGAAACTCGTCGATCAGTGTGAGCGCGGCACTGGCATCCAGCATGTTGTTGAACGACAGCTCCTTGCCGTGCAGCGTCTCGACATACTCGCCGATGGTGCCGTAGATGCCGGCCTTCTGGTGCGGGTTTTCGCCGTACCGCAAGGTCTGATAGCGCGGTTCGCTCACCTCGAAAACGGCCGGCAGCTCATCTTCCGCGCCACGCGCGAAATAGGCGGCGATGGCCTGGTCGTACACGCCCGTATGCGCGAACGCCGCGCCGGCGAGCCGACGCCGGGTCGCCATGCCGAGCGCACCGTGCTGGCGCTCCAACTCGTCGGCCACGCCGGCGTAGTCGGCCGGCGACGTGACGACGCTGACAAAGAAGTAGTTCTTGGCGGCCGCCCGGATCATGGAGGGCCCCCCGATATCGATGTTCTCGATGGCGAGCGCGTCCGTGATGTCGGGCGAGGCGACGGCCTGTTTGAATGGATAGAGGTTGACGACCACCAGGTCGATCGGCGCGATGCCGTGCGCCTCCAGCTGGGCGAGGTCATCCGGGTCGTTCCGCCGGGCGAGCAGGCCGCCGTGCACGGCGGGGTGCAGGGTCTTGACGCGACCGTCGAGGATTTCGGGGAAACCGGTGATATCGGAGACATCCTTCACGGGCAGGCCGGCGTTGCGCAGCGCGGAGGCGGTGCCGCCGGTCGAAAGCAACTCGACGCCCAGCCGGTGAAGCCGGGTGGCGAACGCGGCGAGGTCGGTTTTATCGGAGACGGAGAGCAGCGCGCTTTGGATGGGGCGCATATCGTCGGGCGCCGGCAAGTCTTTTACTGAAATCATGATCTGGGATCGAACATCGTGAACAGGTCAGGTCCGGGAAGGCTCGTCGTCCACCAGCACGTGCCGGCCCTCGATGCGCACGCGCCCCTGGGCGAAGAGCGCGAGCGCCTCCGGGAAGAGGCGGTGCTCGACGGCCAGCACCCGCGCCGCGAGTTGCTCCGGCGTATCGCCGGGCTCCACACGCACGGGTTCTTGCAGCACTACCGGCCCGGTATCGTAGGCCTCATCCACCAGATGCACGGTGACGCCCGTCCACCGCACGCCGTAGTCGAGCACGGCCCGGTGGATTCGCTGGCCGTACATGCCCGGTCCTCCGAACGCCGGCAGCAGCGACGGATGGATGTTGAGCATGCGTCCGCGAAACGACGCCACGAAGGGCGCGGGGATCTTCTTCAGGTATCCGGCGAGGGCGATGAAATCGGCGTGGTGGGCGCGCAGGGTATCCTGCAAGATGGCGAGGTATTCGCTTTCCGTAAAGGATGCGGGGTCGAGCACGGCGGTGGGAATGCCGTGCGACCGGGCGCGTTCGAGCGCGAAGGCGTCCGCCTTGTTGCTCAGGACGAGCGCCAGGGTCGCCGGCAGCCGGCCGGTCTCTATCGCATGAACGATTGCTTCCAGATTAGAGCCGCCCCCGGAAGCGAATACGGCTAACTGCATCAAGGTGTGCGTCGGAAGGACGTGACAAAAGCCGGGGGAATATAATCAGACAAGATCGTAATCAGAAGAGCCGACTACAGGTTCGAGCAGCGCGAGGGCGGCATGGCTGCCGGAAACGGTGAGGCGCGCGTGAATTCCGATCGGCAGGGCGATTTTTTCGGGGAAATGCCCGTACGGAAGCCCGCGTGCCACGGGATACGACGCCCCTCCGAAATAGGCCTCGATCACGCCCTCGAACAGTCCGGGGTCGTTATCGGGGTCGGGAAACCCGGTGAATCCGCCGAGCACCACGCCGGCCAGGGTGTCCAGCAGCCCGGCCAGCCGAAGCTGGCACAGCAACGCATCGATGCGGTAGGGCGCCTCGCCCACGTCTTCCAGAAACAGGATCGCGCCGTCGAGCGAAGGGAGGTAGGGAGTGCCGATGAGGCGCGCGATCAGCGACAGGTTGCCGCCGATCAGCGTGCCCTCCGCCGCGCCGGCGCGCACCGGGACGAGCGCGTCGCCGCCCGGGTCGAGCGTCGGTATCCCGCCGCATGCGAGCGACCAGAACTGCGCCTCGCGCTGCGGATCGATGGTCGGCCAGTCGACGCCGACCATCGGACCGGATATCGACGGGACGCCGGCCTGGCTCAGCCAGGCCAGTTGCAGCGCCGT
The Rhodothermales bacterium genome window above contains:
- a CDS encoding GNAT family N-acetyltransferase; its protein translation is MGSPHRSPTATVERHALDEPTGVSGWAGLLAGHPRDPAFSIDFIRALGEGFGLTPHLYLARQDGAPAAGALLLERRKGPFRAAVVPSFVSYTPWLGGPHDEAAVHRREALDECLLSALERDFDQARIHLPPSVGDVRPFQWRGWRISTFYTYQIPLAAGVDPIGGWSESARRRFASARAGYRFHDTVTASQVLTLSRASYARQGRPFPVDADALIGIIETLQQKGLARLFGVEQPGAEPAAAVALLHAPDRSYYWIAGSTPGDAMTVLLGHLLPALRDEGVSVFDFVGANTPSIAEFKRRFGGILTPYYTAERIAHPVLKALALLKRR
- the mreC gene encoding rod shape-determining protein MreC, with protein sequence MNVRQWAQIRDWVLLVGLLGVSTLVMLTQNTSILRALRAASLELTARVETNMSWVGRYVRALEENDALRRENIQLSSQLARSREAQQENERLRRLLEFRQESAHRLAPARIVEKEITRQRNFLTLNVGREQGVEVGMGVVDDRGILGKVELVSEHYARVMSYLNMDFRVPAKLQSSNAMGIVRWEGQLRDQLLMEHVIKTEQVEVGDLVVSSGFSGVFPPGYPIGVVESYERQPGKNQLLIYLRPASSIDTGDHAFVVLETPDPERTAIEQLE
- the hslU gene encoding ATP-dependent protease ATPase subunit HslU; the protein is MHVEHTPRQIVAELDKYIIGQTEAKKSVAIALRNRWRRKNAPIEIRDEIMPNNIIMIGPTGVGKTEIARRLAKLTGAPFIKVEATKFTEVGYVGRDVDSMIRDLTDMSISIVRDEYKEGVKERAAELAEDRILDILIPPSSRPGSDVAHGPGFVVRPNEPVSESPSDAELRERTRQKFREKLRRGDLDEREIEIEVSSDHTPMMQVFGPMGIEEMGMNMQDLFGNLGGGKRKKRRLPISEARDVLAQEEAQKLVDMDKVTREALERVEQSGIVFIDEIDKVAARGGEGRGGPDVSREGVQRDLLPIVEGSTVMTKHGMVRTDHILFIASGAFHVAKPSDLIPELQGRFPIRVELDSLTEDDFYDILTLPKNALLKQYAALMQAEGVEIAFTNEAVREIARIAAKVNMEVENIGARRLHTILTTLLEDILFDVPDSVEATTITIDADRVLARLGAVSENRDLSHYIL
- a CDS encoding rod shape-determining protein, giving the protein MPFFKFSHDVAIDLGTANTLIHIAGQGIVLNEPSIVAVDRSTRQAIAIGYEAQQMHERTHPQIETIRPLKDGVIADFEVAEQMIRGLIRKVQTSWYSSIRRMVVCVPSGITGVEERAVRESAERAGAKQVYLIKEPMAAAIGIGMNVDEPVGNMVVDIGGGTTEIAVIALSGIVIDESIRVAGDELDNTILQYFKRNHNLLIGLRTAERIKCEIGSAVELDPELEISVKGRDLVSGIPKIRSISSEDVREALNEPIGQIAAAVLHCLERTPPELGSDILERGIMLTGGGALLKGLDTLIRNRAEIPVYIAEDPLTAVVRGTGKVLENLHVYEKVLT
- the hslV gene encoding ATP-dependent protease subunit HslV, with protein sequence MSGIHATTVVGVRYNGRVALGSDGQATMGQTIMKSKAQKVRALHGGKIIAGFAGSTADAFTLFERFEEKLQKYGGILTRAAVELAKDWRTDRYLRRLEALLAVASTERLLLISGTGDVIEPDDDILAIGSGGPYALAAARALIQNQLPLSARQIVEQSLSIAADICIYTNHELTILELDEAA
- a CDS encoding DUF6798 domain-containing protein — protein: MLRFGYGYGASDQDEFIPLLLHKLDPTLFRQDWFVQTQLDAFSVRTYFSWLLHALSLVMPVPLAVFAVYAASWIGIACGIYRLALALTGVPLAAALSIALVLLATPFWTLGGNDLAHSMLVPSMTSWAIGLIGLGWFVEGRHARAAGWMGVATWMQALVGLQLALLGGLILLSLARRPGGVRRTGVFGMAYLLAAAPALGPLFYQQFTGDAATGVDLFYIMARFRNPHHYLFHSFSERSFVRFGLLASAGLAGWIVLRRTLDPDRWHLIVRALVIMLIVCGLAYVATEQLNALTVAKLQLFKLTVVAKLLFCVGIAGAGVHLLPAQVRQYILRTLERLTWQSGLLGAVLVAVGCIYMIGRDDLTHKIYPFSLRTSPSAAMETWARRETPVDAVFAVPPSLSSFRSGAQRAIVIDHKAFPYRDTDIGEWFTRLIDMAPIALPERTDATLMRRLDEAYEGLSAQELAERIDRYGIAYIVRETPLPDAAGARLVHVSPPWHVYQFASTAP
- the dacB gene encoding D-alanyl-D-alanine carboxypeptidase/D-alanyl-D-alanine-endopeptidase: MKPSILFCAVAAFLVSAATAQPQATSPEQLARYIDTYLKQPDYENAIWAAYITDLNTGEVLYERNHKLSLMPASNAKLFTTAASLDQLGPGFTYTTIGYADGPIENGILKGNLYIRGSGDPVIGGRFNQGDITRTFREWADTLRSMGIYAIEGDLIGDDDIFEDTPFGPGWSWDDEPYDYGAEMSGLSFNDNSVNVIMTGSVAGRPAQMHWEPGNTSYVQLLNAAVIIPSDQRKDEEIERPRASNSFVISTELPAGRLDTTGLAVANPTLYFVHVLRDVLQSNRIEVRGQAVDVDDLPVKPDYTRAEMTPLLSHTSPPLRDIVKVINKESQNLYAELVLRTLGVVHPVADPDVEPGSTEMGVMSALYTYARAGVDTSRIQLVDGSGLSRMNLVTAQMLDRVLRYMWHHPDNAIRLAFLNSLPIGGVDGSLERRMRTGPAMGNARAKTGTLTGTSNLSGYVTSAGGTPLSFVLFCNNHTLRAREIHRTQDAIVQLLARYTR
- a CDS encoding NYN domain-containing protein gives rise to the protein MHNRHEKSRVGRGNLAAILVDYENLFFTLSERLDSGTDPHDFISEILDELLRYLTGKDYTQTAVFSAYADFAALKGNGLAIQQSLYRKGIEARYVSTDLHGGAAEIQLCVDAMDLLHTRPDIQSFVLITGNRVQLPLIQHLTRYGRSPLVVVFEPDPDLNRYARLESDVILAAVDLISDAARRQLGAPSGGEAARNGASRRPVSAPVRDAQHHAVTDAVAYRTLQVIEEFFGQYDEVYLTPLLRKLSEALDTDEPDPKSVINKLEEAGAVWLEKRRGFPYDYTVLIVDREHPDVQQIQAALSDRDTYADDYEGAEGFAGGEEGYEDEFDYGDADYDPADDEFADDAGEPNEPDDFRTGGH